The DNA sequence AGATTTAAGGGGGGGGGGGgaccccccctctctctctaaGGTTGGATCATGGGGGAGTCACCTAACTATGATAGTGGTCATCCCCCCTCAGCGAGAGTCTCGAGGGTGTTACCCCCAAGTATGGGCTTAATCCTCAAAGGTGGTTGATGACCATGTCACACCCATAAGGGACCCTTGTCATCAGTGACTCCTTCAAATGTTAAAATCCCGCGAAAGGCTCAAGGACAGTTGTCAACCCACGAAAATAGCGGGATATTTTCCTAAATATCAGACTCCAACCGCCTCCGAAAATCAAGGAGACGGTTGAGATGGCTCCGCGTTGGTCGCGTCTCCTAAAGCGAGAAGCACCGACCCCCCTCCCCTATATAAGGGGTCACCCATGACCTGGGAGGGGGATCCGCAATCTGAAACAATGATAAATGCCCCTCATTGGTTCACGTGGTAAACCAATGCCACTGCCGCAGGAGGCGGCGCTGCTGATGGCGCCACCGGAAGAGGTAATCCTAGAAATTTTGTCCCACCTACTGACGGGGCGGGCCAAGCTCAGACTGGCCGCGGCCCTGGCATCTTTACGCCGCGGAATGAACCCCATGTTGACATCGAGGGAATTGACCCCGAGATGGATCAAATGCGAGACGCGATAGGCCAGATGCAAGGCCAGTTTCAAACTGTGCACCAAGAGCAAAATCAAACTCGAGAGGCCCTGACTGAAAGTCTTGCTAATCAAAGGAGAGAATTCCAATCTTGGCTCGAAGATCATGCTCGTGAGATGAGGAGGCGCCAAGACGACCAAGATCGTCGCACCCAAGAGGCTGCTGACTTAATACGTAGCTACTTCAACCAAAACACTCAAGGGATGGGTACTGATGCCAACAATCAACAGGTACCTCAAACCTACCCTCGGGAGGTCCCTACCCCAAGGAACCATAGGGAGAGGGTGGTCTATGGACCTGAAGAGCGCCCAAGGAACCAAGAAAGGACTAGAAGTCACCCCTCCAACAGGGTTCCCCGCAATAATAATCGACCACCCCGGTTTGATGAGCAAGTCTTACCCGGCCATCATATGGGACGCGATGACTCCCACAATGTCCGTCTAAGGCGGAGTGGTGGAGGAAACTCTAGAAACAATAATGGTGATCGTAGCAGAAATAGTGGAAGGACTCCCCAGCGTAGGGAATGGCAACCCCGTGATCAACGTGGCCAACCACGAGATGGCAATGATCGCCCAAGAAATAGTAGGTCCAGAGGGAGAAGAGAAGACCCTGAAGTCAACAGTGACTACCATTCAGACTACCCTGATGGTCATGGAGATGATGAAGCTGAAAGTCGGGCTAACAACCAACCAAATCATGAGATGGGGGGTTATCAAGCTAGAGGGCCGTATGCCCCTAATAGGCAACATCAACCTGAAAATCCACCCCAAAGGGGTAGGAATGACCAAGTACCACCCCCGGCTGATGGAAGGGCTGATAGTCAGAACGCTGGAGGGAGGCCAAGAACTGGGTCAGTTTTTGAACGGGTAGGCCCCCGAAGGGGTAGAGACCTGCGAGACGCCCTCAACAGAAATAGAGACAATCGCGGTTCCAACATAGTGAACCCACTTGAGCCAGACCAAGGGGACCAAGCAAATGTTGGTGCCAATATTGCTCAACCTCAACCAGCCACAGATCCGGTGATCCAGGCTCGGTTGGACGAGTTAACTCGATTGGTCAAGGACCTTACCGCACCAAAACCCACTGATTTGGACCTCGAAAGGAGGAGAGGGTCTGCCTTCTCCCAAATGATTAATGACCTCCCTATTCCAGCCAAGTTCAAGATGCCCACTTGCAAGTACACGGGTAGTGAAGACCCATTAACTCATGTGGAGAACTTCAAAATCCAAATGGACCTTCAAGGAATCAGGGATGACCTTAGGTGTCGAATTTTCCCTGCAACCCTCACGGACACGGCGCAACAATGGTTTACTAAACTACCCCCAGGAAGAATTACTTCTTGGGATGAGTTTGAGGGGTTATTTTACACCCAATTCTCTTCAGCCCGACAGATACCAGCAGAGTTGGGTGACTTAGTCGCCATCAGCGAAGCTTAGATGAGCCACTAAAAGACTACATTCAACGTTTTATGCAAGAGGCAACCAAAGTAAAAAATCTAAGCGATGATGGCAAGCGGGCCGCCATCATGGGAGGCATCCTTGTGGGAAGTCGGCTATGGAAAGATACAAGGCGGAAACCAACCCATACTATGAGAGACTTTCTTGACAGAGCAGATGAGTTTATTAAATTGGAAGAAGCCGAGCGAAACGCTCAAAACTTCAACCAcactaagaataaaaaaaacgGAACAAGCTCAAATAGTCAAAGCTCTCAAGGGGGTAACGCTAGGAATGGCTCCAACAATGGTAAGAGAGGGAATAACAGTAATGGCGGTAACAACAATGATAACAAAAGACTAAAGAATACCCCCGAGCCAGCCAGGCGAGATCCAATTCCAAGGTTCACCACCTATAGCCTGCTCCTGGACACAAGAGAAAATATCTACAATGCAACTCACTCAGTGGTACCGTACCGCAAACCTTATCCCATGAGAAAGGACATTAGCAAACGCGACATGAACAAGTTTTGTCGATTCCACAATGACTACGGTCATGACACCGATGAGTGCAATAATCTGAAGGAGGAAATAGAGTTTCTCATAAGACAAAACAACCCCAACTTGAAAAGATATGTACGACGGGACAATGACCGGCCCCaacgacaacaacaacaacaagcagTTGGAGATGACCAACAATTGTTACCTCCCCCCGTTGCGGGCCGTTTGGACATTATATCTGGAGGACCTCACCTTGCGGGGAACTCCGGAAAGTCCCGAGAGAAGTACGCTCGGTCTCTGCGACATGAACTGGGTAACGATGTGTTGGCTGTCCAAGAGCGAGCTCCCAAGCAACCTCGTTATGAACATGAGTTAATCACGTTCTCTGAAGAGGACACCAAACACGTTCGATATCCACACAACGACCCCTTGGTAGTAGAGGTACAAATCGCCAATATGATTGTGGCAAGGACAATGATTGATAATGGGTCATCAGCCAATATCCTCTTCAAGTCCTCATTGGAAAGGATGGGTTTGGGAGCAAAGGATTTAGAGCCCTGCGAACATCTCATCTATGGATTCACAGGAAGTGGTATGGCACCGGCTGGACTTATTAAGTTACCATTGACAGTGGGAACAGCCCCCAAGAGTGTCACTATCATGGCCTTATTCGTGGTATTGGATACAATATCTCCCTACAACGCCTTAATCGGCCGCCCAACCCTGTATGACCTGAAAGCAGTCACTTCTATCTTTCACCTCCTCGTCAAGTTTCCTACCAAGGGTGGAATTGGCTACTTGAAGGGCAATCAAATAGTAGCACGAGAGTGTTACAACCTATCCATCGCAACCAAGGAGAAAGCAGCCAAATCCCTCAAAGCTACGGCGAGTAGTTCTCAACAATGAAGGCTCGCCCAAAACGGGGTCGAAGACATTGATCCCCGTTTTGGGGACATTGATACAGGGGTTGGTCCGATTGAAGAATTGGAAGAAATGCCATTAGACCCCAAACAACCATCCAAATTAATCAAGATCGGGAAAAACCTTCCTGAGGACATAAGATCCGCTTTGATCCAGTTTTTAAGGGAAAACCAAGATGTCTTCGCTTGGTCACACGAAGACATGGAGGGAATAAGCCCCACCGTGATAAGTCATGCTTTAAACATCGACGTCGAAAACTTCAAGCCAGTTCAACAAAAAAGAAGGCTACTCGACAAAGAAAGGGCCAAGGCATTGAAGGAAGAGGTGGAAAAACTATGGAACAACAACTTCATCAAAGAGGCCTACTACCCAGTCTGGGTATCGAACCCTGTACTAGTTCCAAAGCCAAATGGCACCTGGAGGGTGTGCATTGACTTTACAGACTTAAACAAAGCATGCCCAAAAGATTGTTTTCCTTTACCGAGAATCGATCAATTGGTAGACGCAACAGCCGGCCATGAAATTCTAACTTTCATGGATGCGTACTCAGGGTATAATCAGATAAGCATGCACCCAcctgaccaagaacatacaagttttcgaACGGACGTTGGCTTGTATTGCTACAAAGTGATGCCGTTTGGCTTGAAAAACGCTGGAGCCACCTATCAAAGgttggtcaaccggatgtttaaagagCAAATAGGAAGAAACATGGAGGTCTACGTTGATGACATGCTGGTCAAGTCTAAGAAAGCCCAAGGGCACATCGAAGATTTAAAAGAATGCTTTGAGATCCTAAGACAATAccgaatgaagctcaatcctcTTAAGTGTTCTTTCGGAGTAAGCTCGGGAAAGTTCCTTGGATTCATAGTGAACTCTAGGGGCATCAAGGCgaatccagaaaagataaaggcatTGATCGACATGAAGTCCCCAACTAAAGTTAAAGACGTCCAAAGCTTAACAGGCCGAATCGCCGCCTTGAGTAGATTCATCTCCAAATCAACCGACAAATGTGTCcctttcttcaacatcctaaggggtaacaaaaaatttgaatggACTGAGGAATGCGAAAATGCCTTTCGAGCTTTAAAGCAACAATTATCCCAGCCTCCGGTTCTTTCAAAACCCCTAGATGGTGAAGGGTTAAGCTTATACCTAGCGGTAACAGAACATGCAGTTAGTGCAGTCTTGGTAAGGGAGGAAGATAGAGCACAACACCCAGTCTACTATGTGAGCAAAAGGCTGATTGGGGCAGAGTGTAGATACCCCGTCATAGAAAAGCTTGCTTACTGCCTTATCTTAGCATCCAGGAAGCTTCGACCCTACTTTCAGGCTCATCCCATTGTGGTACACACTGACCAACCCTTACGCCAGGTGCTACAAAAACCCGATACGTCGGGGCGCCTCCTTAAATGGGCAATAGAGTTAGGGTAATATGACATAACGTATCAGCCAAGATTGGCTATTAAAGGGCAGGCCCTGGCTGACTTTGTAGCCGAGTGTACCGGAAGGCGAGAGGGCGACCAACCAACAATAACCAGTGACGTCCAAAAGCCTGACCTGGGCGATTCACCTGAACCACACGTCCATAACTCCGAGAAAAATGAAAACCAAGACTACCCCGATGAAACCTGGAAGCTACAAGTTGATGGTTCTTCTACCGACCAGTCATCAGGAGCGGGGATCACCCTAACAACACCGGAGGGACAACGAATTCACACGGCCATTCGCTTTGGTTTCCCTGCctcaaacaatgaagccgagtatgaagcaTTAATTGCCGGTCTGAAACTAGCGAAAGAGGTGAAGGCCAGACACTTAGACATTTACAGCGACTCCCAGCTGGTTGTAAATCAAGTTTTGGGAGAGTACATGGCTAGAGGAGAAAAAATGATGGCCTACCTTAGCAAAATACAAGACTTGCTTGCCCAACTGGAAGGGTACACCATTCAACAAATACCACGAGAAGAGAATGCTACCGCTGATGCCTTGGCAAGGTTGGCAACAAGTGAGAAGATAGATAAAGCCAGCCTTGTGCCAATAGAATACTTACCTGAGCCAAGCATCCGCACTAAAGAAGAAGTACTCCTACTCGATACGACTCAATCGTGGATGACCCCCATAGCCGCTTACTTAGAACAAGGGACACTGCCCACCAACAAAAACGAGGCAAAGAAAACGAGAAGGAAGGCCACCCGGTACCTAATCATTGATGGTGTCATGTATCGGCGAGGGTACTCGATGCCCCTGCTACGATGTGTACATCAAGACCAAGCCCAACGACTAATGGAAGAAGTCCATGAAGGTTTTTGCGGTAATCACGCTGGGGGGCAAAGCTTATCCAAGAAGGTACTGAGGCAAGGATTCTTCTGGCCAACCATGATAGAAGACTCCATGGAGTATGTTCGAAGGTGTGAAAAATGTCAAAAGTTTGCAAAAATACCAAGGGCTCCACCCAACGAGCTAACGCAAATGCAGAGTCCATGGCCCTTCGCTATTTGGGGTATAGACTTGATCGGTCAGTTGCCTAAGGGCAAAGGAGGAGTGCAATATGCGGTAGTAGCAGTCGATTACTTCACAAAGTGGACAGAAGCCGAACCCCTAGCAACTATAACATCCAAGAAGGTGCTTGACTCTGTGGTCAAGAACATTATATGTAGGTTTGGATTACCCCATAAATTGGTATCTGACAACGGTACCCAGTTTGACAGTGTCCTGTTCACAAATTTCTGCATTAAGCATGGCATAGTAAAGAGCTTCTCGGCGGTCTCGCACCCCCAGTCAAACGGGCAGGTAGAGGCGGTGAATAAGATCTTAAAAGACACCTTGAAAAAAAGACTTGAAGAAGCGAAAGGAAGCTGGCCAGAGCAATTACCCGAAGTTTTGTGGTCATATAGGACAACAGAAAGAACAGCTACTGGTGATACCCCCTTTGCCCTTGCTTATGGGTATGATGCGATGATACCGGTCGAGCTAGACCCACCCTCCCACCGACGAGTGACATACAACCAAGTCAGTAATCACCAGATGATGAATGAATCGTTGGACCTATTGGAAAATCGTAGGGAAGCCTCACAAATACGGTTAGCAGCATACCAACAAAAAGTAGCCAGatactttaattcaaaagtTAAGGAAAGAAGCTTCAAGGTAGGAGATCTAGTACTACGCAGAGTCTTGGCCAACACTAAAGACCcaacagcaggagtattggggccaaattgggaaggtccATACGAGGTTACAGAAGTTGTACCACCCCTTCGACTCACAAAGGGACGTAAGGGGGGGACCCCCCGGCTTCGGGGTGTAAGGGCCCCCCC is a window from the Cannabis sativa cultivar Pink pepper isolate KNU-18-1 chromosome 1, ASM2916894v1, whole genome shotgun sequence genome containing:
- the LOC133037482 gene encoding uncharacterized protein LOC133037482, which gives rise to MGGILVGSRLWKDTRRKPTHTMRDFLDRADEFIKLEEAERNAQNFNHTKNKKNGTSSNSQSSQGGNARNGSNNGKRGNNSNGGNNNDNKRLKNTPEPARRDPIPRFTTYSLLLDTRENIYNATHSVVPYRKPYPMRKDISKRDMNKFCRFHNDYGHDTDECNNLKEEIEFLIRQNNPNLKRYVRRDNDRPQRQQQQQAVGDDQQLLPPPVAGRLDIISGGPHLAGNSGKSREKYARSLRHELGNDVLAVQERAPKQPRYEHELITFSEEDTKHVRYPHNDPLVVEVQIANMIVARTMIDNGSSANILFKSSLERMGLGAKDLEPCEHLIYGFTGSGMAPAGLIKLPLTVGTAPKSVTIMALFVVLDTISPYNALIGRPTLYDLKAVTSIFHLLVKFPTKGGIGYLKGNQIVARECYNLSIATKEKAAKSLKATASSSQQ